A section of the Sebastes fasciatus isolate fSebFas1 chromosome 5, fSebFas1.pri, whole genome shotgun sequence genome encodes:
- the LOC141768517 gene encoding desmoglein-2.1-like gives MTRVSPPVFVLLLCAAVVVVIIKSGDNLVRKRREWILPPKPLKENMDYTKLESIAKIRSDFETESINIDYSLEGIGASEYPFHVFVVDRKTGLIRVTKILDREEIDTYNLSGVAKFNDGRAAETKIDIRIKVVDENDNAPVFGVIKAGDVPELSAAGTSVMKITATDADEPGNVNSQIAYSIVDQNPPGDMFTITKDGTICVKNSALDREKADKYTLTVKGQDLNGIPEGMSGTGTVTINVRDVNDNLPTLEKQQYEGSIEENTQNVEVMRIKAEDLDLKDTENWKAVFEIVKGNEAGYFSIHTDPKTNEGVLMLDKAVDYEDMKNLDLGLAVRNVAPPYDGSATNAGAGIALGGGGGGAGGGGGAGGGGGAGGAGGAGEAGGAGGASGGGAGVGGGSGTGGPTSAGVGSGTTTWLGGTTFKTYPLKINVKNQPEGPSFDPKVKAIPISEGSSYTTKDVIAQYQATDEDTGKPAENVRYAKNSDPDNWLIIDPKTAEIRLNKMPDRESPFLVNGTYLAEVLCITEDMPSKTATGTVAIQVEDFNDNCPTLTSTFETMCTTADSVIVNAKDDDYYPNGPPFHFAVIPEGTQGKWHVEHLSDTAAILRAQGPVWPGSFEVEFMVTDQQGLFCPEPQKATVQVCTCEDGVVCGKRGAQGQMDKGSSLGPAGIGLLFLGLLLLLLFLLLLLFCHCGGAGGLPGGFTKMPFETKSHLINYHTEGQGENTAVPLLNMPTQEAVVPIQSFDIQKSVVDGMNGAAYQEGFGSGAYGSGAFGIGQGEWGMMNKTSGSVFHSEFDGRESQGGGGMYDGMALPDHFLGQYYSQKVLSDNENLGVKDGLLVYDYEGQGSLAGSVGCCSLLESDNDLRFVDDLGTKFKTLAEVCGGKKIPTEVKPVYTPWPSASINTQTSVSSMMTAQQLPPLPKPTPPQTVVKEVSEVVKESTATVRKEMPSVSTGMTIVKEGMPSVRTGMTIVKEGMANQGQMLLLQPQQQQQPVYYTTAPVMQPMHYVVQPQVQNTVLLAEAPATNLQGMVLVNGIQTGPAQGMVVQGQTMMSSGPAQGPHMMLVERSGIQGGGANLVHTGNFSGSQTMMVVEGMFPTGSMKGLNGSQIGVVQGGTLQSGGLSGSQRVLVQEAGSLSQKIGSLSGPQRVLYSKGSSSTGPQSGTLGSSTTTVSSIPTYSKVVVQETRESR, from the exons GCTGTTGTTGTGGTGATTATTAAGTCTGGAGACAATCTggtaagaaaaagaagagaatggattctccctccaaagccactgaAGGAAAATATGGACTACACTAAACTGGAGTCTATTGCCAAG ATTCGGTCAGATTTTGAAACTGAATCAATAAATATTGACTACTCTCTGGAAGGTATTGGTGCAAGTGAATATCCCTTCCACGTGTTTGTAGTAGACCGTAAAACTGGATTAATTAGGGTGACCAAAATACTCGACAGGGAGGAAATCGATACGTACAAT CTGTCTGGTGTTGCTAAGTTCAATGATGGCAGAGCGGCAGAGACAAAGATTGACATACGAATCAAGGTCGTCGATGAGAACGACAACGCACCAGTGTTTGGAGTCATAAAGGCCGGGGATGTGCCGGAGCTCAGTGCTGCAG GAACTTCAGTTATGAAAATAACTGCAACTGATGCTGATGAACCAGGGAATGTGAACTCTCAGATCGCCTATTCCATCGTTGATCAGAACCCACCTGGTGACATGTTCACCATTACCAAGGATGGGACCATCTGCGTCAAAAATTCTGCCCTGGATAGAGAG AAAGCAGATAAGTACACTCTGACAGTGAAAGGTCAAGACTTAAACGGCATACCAGAGGGAATGAGTGGAACCGGCACAGTCACCATTAATGTACGAGATGTGAATGACAACCTTCCCACCCTGGAAAAACAGCAG TATGAGGGCAGCATTGAGGAGAACACACAGAACGTGGAGGTGATGAGGATCAAAGCAGAGGACCTGGACCTGAAGGACACAGAAAACTGGAAAGCTGTGTTTGAAATTGTCAAAGGCAACGAGGCTGGGTACTTCAGCATCCATACAGACCCCAAGACCAACGAGGGCGTCCTAATGCTCGACAAG GCTGTGGACTATGAGGATATGAAGAACCTTGACCTAGGACTAGCTGTGAGGAACGTGGCTCCACCGTATGATGGATCTGCGACAAATGCTGGAGCTGGTATAGCTTTAGGAGGGGGGGGAGGTggagcaggtggaggaggtggagcaggtggaggaggtggagcagGTGGAGCAGGTGGGGCAGGTGAGGCAGGTGGAGCAGGTGGGGCAAGTGGGGGAGGTGCTGGTGTGGGAGGTGGGTCTGGAACAGGGGGACCAACTAGTGCTGGTGTGGGAAGTGGGACAACAACATGGCTAGGTGGGACCACATTTAAAACCTATCCACTTAAAATCAATGTGAAGAACCAGCCGGAGGGGCCAAGTTTTGACCCCAAAGTCAAAGCTATTCCCATCTCAGAAGGAAGCAGCTACACCACTAAGGATGTTATTGCCCAATACCAGGCAACAGATGAAGACACTGGGAAACCAGCTGAGAATGTCAG GTATGCCAAGAACTCCGACCCTGACAACTGGCTGATCATCGACCCAAAGACAGCTGAGATCAGACTGAACAAGATGCCTGATAGAGAATCCCCATTCCTGGTCAATGGGACATATTTAGCTGAAGTACTCTGCATTACAGAAG ACATGCCCTCTAAAACAGCGACCGGCACAGTAGCCATCCAGGTGGAAGATTTTAATGACAACTGCCCCACCCTGACCAGTACCTTCGAGACTATGTGTACCACCGCTGATAGTGTTATCGTGAACGCTAAAGATGATGATTACTACCCTAACGGGCCTCCGTTTCACTTTGCCGTCATCCCAGAGGGCACTCAGGGCAAATGGCACGTGGAGCATTTAAGTG ACACTGCAGCTATCCTGAGGGCCCAAGGGCCCGTGTGGCCTGGTTCATTTGAGGTGGAGTTTATGGTGACGGACCAGCAGGGACTGTTCTGTCCAGAACCACAGAAAGCGACGGTCCAAGTTTGCACCTGTGAGGATGGGGTGGTGTGTGGAAAACGAGGGGCCCAAGGTCAGATGGACAAAGGATCATCGTTAGGACCTGCAGGCATCGGACTGCTATTCCTGggcctgctgctgttactac tCTTTCTTCTGTTGCTGCTCTTCTGCCATTGTGGCGGGGCTGGTGGTCTGCCAGGGGGCTTTACTAAAATGCCTTTCGAGACCAAATCACACCTCATTAACTACCACACCGAGGGTCAGGGAGAGAACACG GCGGTGCCGTTGCTGAACATGCCAACACAAGAGGCAGTGGTGCCCATCCAAAGTTTCGATATCCAGAAATCCGTCGTTGATGGGATGAACGGGGCTGCCTATCAAGAGGGTTTTGGAAGTGGGGCTTATGGAAGTGGGGCTTTTGGAATTGGCCAGGGAGAGTGGGGGATGATGAACAAGACGAGCGGCAGTGTCTTCCACTCTGAGTTTGATGGCAGAGAATCACAAGGAGGTGGAGGAATGTATGACGGCATGGCTCTGCCAGACCACTTTCTGGGACAGTACTACTCTCAG AAGGTGCTCAGCGATAACGAGAACCTTGGAGTGAAGGACGGTCTTTTGGTTTATGACTACGAGGGCCAGGGCTCCCTCGCTGGGTCAGTGGGCTGCTGCAGCCTCCTGGAGTCTGACAACGACCTGCGGTTCGTCGATGACCTCGGGACGAAGTTCAAGACCCTGGCTGAAGTGTGCGGAGGCAAGAAGATCCCGACTGAAGTCAAACCAGTGTACACTCCTTGGCCCAGTGCCTCCATCAACACTCAGACCTCAGTGTCAAGTATGATGACTGCCCAACAGCTGCCCCCTCTACCCAAGCCGACCCCCCCTCAGACTGTGGTCAAGGAGGTATCGGAGGTGGTGAAGGAAAGCACGGCCACAGTGAGGAAAGAGATGCCCTCAGTGAGTACAGGGATGACCATAGTGAAGGAAGGGATGCCCTCAGTGAGGACAGGGATGACTATAGTGAAGGAAGGGATGGCAAATCAAGGCCAAATGCTCCTGCtacagccgcagcagcagcagcagcctgtctACTACACCACCGCCCCTGTGATGCAGCCCATGCACTACGTAGTCCAGCCACAGGTTCAAAACACTGTGCTGTTGGCTGAGGCACCAGCTACCAACCTGCAGGGCATGGTACTGGTTAACGGCATCCAGACTGGACCTGCCCAAGGCATGGTTGTACAAGGGCAGACAATGATGTCCAGCGGACCAGCCCAGGGCCCGCACATGATGCTGGTGGAGAGGAGCGGAATCCAAGGCGGCGGTGCCAACCTGGTCCACACTGGCAACTTCTCTGGCTCCCAGACCATGATGGTGGTGGAGGGCATGTTCCCTACAGGGTCAATGAAAGGGCTGAATGGAAGCCAGATTGGTGTCGTGCAGGGGGGCACTCTGCAGTCAGGAGGGCTTTCAGGATCTCAGAGGGTCCTGGTCCAGGAGGCAGGAAGTTTGTCCCAGAAGATTGGGTCTCTCTCTGGGCCTCAAAGAGTTCTCTACAGCAAGGGCAGCTCATCCACGGGTCCTCAGAGCGGCACGCTGGGTTCCTCTACCACCACAGTGAGTTCTATCCCCACCTACAGCAAGGTGGTGGTGCAGGAGACAAGAGAAAGTCGCTGA